From the genome of Nomia melanderi isolate GNS246 chromosome 14, iyNomMela1, whole genome shotgun sequence, one region includes:
- the LOC116433756 gene encoding guanine nucleotide-binding protein subunit beta-like protein 1: MAIPPPDPIYLFRSDMGSIHSILFQITPNVEFLHAGTAKGNVHIWDLNINRELSFIKSGQECCLSLQSLDNDDLFVQHKCGLIKAYKRTESHWNQYKSIETDFYHYCRFQTLSQNQLLVPLKESKVGILSTRTFSMELELNSSNFKNLGEVMVIKPLKDEKLVLIGYECGKLILWDIRQKKTLNYLTTEQCPMALDFDTTLMKGIIGGPSNQLQVFTLSENHLLCDKTKITLKNSGTSVITIRPDAKIVAVGGWDSRIRIFSWKTLKALAVLSQHRDTVQDIVYSSDTVKMYDDKCIMATAAKDGYIALWDIYN, encoded by the exons ATGGCGATACCTCCTCCAGACCCAATATACCTTTTCCGAAGTGATATGGGCAGTATTCATTctattctttttcaaataactCCAAATGTAGAATTTCTTCATGCAGGCACTGCTAAGGGAAATGTTCACATTTGggatttaaat ATAAATCGagaattaagttttattaaatcaGGACAAGAATGTTGTTTAAGTTTACAAAGTTTGGATAATGATGATTTATTTGTACAACATAAATGTGGTTTAATAAAGGCATATAAAAGAACAGAATCCCATTGGAACCaatataaatcgattgaaacaGACTTTTATCATTATTGCAG GTTTCAAACACTTTCTCAGAACCAGCTACTTGTACCACTTAAAGAATCAAAAGTTGGAATATTATCTACACGTACATTTAGTATGGAATTAGAATtgaattcttcaaattttaaaaatttaggaGAAGTAATGGTAATCAAACCATTGAAAGATGAAAAATTGGTTTTAATAGGTTACGAATGTGGTAAGTTAATTTTATGGGACATCAGGCAAAAAAAgacattgaattatttaacaacAGAACAGTGCCCAATGGCCTTGGATTTTGATACCACCTTAATGAAAGGAATCATTGGTGGTCCTTCTAATCAATTACAg GTATTTACTTTATCagaaaatcatttattatgtgataaaactaaaattacattaaagaaTTCTGGTACTTCTGTAATCACTATAAGACCTGATGCTAAGATTGTAGCAGTTGGTGGTTGGGACAGTcgaattagaatattttcttgGAAAACTTTGAAAGCGTTAGCTGTTTTAAGTCAGCATAGAGATACAGTACAGGACATTGTATATTCCTCAGATACAGTAAAAATGTATGACGATAAATGTATAATGGCTACAGCTGCAAAAGATGGATACATTGCATTGTGggatatttacaattaa